From one Pedobacter faecalis genomic stretch:
- a CDS encoding GNAT family N-acetyltransferase, protein MMILLRRAMEGDIDSIRDLAMRTWPSAYGEILSEEQISYMLDTMYSRAELLKQVRAGYVFLMAEEDGMDIGFAGYSGLPENATIYKLHKLYVLPQQHGKGVGKLLISEVCRLAAHAGAKTLQLNVNRHNKARGFYESLGFKIVEEVDINIGKGFFMNDFIMEKELTQ, encoded by the coding sequence ATGATGATCCTACTTAGAAGAGCCATGGAGGGGGATATAGATAGTATCCGGGATTTAGCGATGAGAACCTGGCCATCGGCCTATGGCGAGATATTATCGGAAGAGCAGATCAGCTATATGCTGGATACCATGTACAGTAGAGCCGAACTGCTCAAGCAGGTTAGGGCAGGGTATGTCTTCCTCATGGCAGAGGAAGATGGTATGGATATCGGCTTTGCCGGATACTCCGGTCTCCCGGAAAACGCGACCATCTATAAGCTACACAAGCTATATGTGTTGCCGCAGCAGCATGGTAAGGGAGTTGGCAAACTGCTGATCAGCGAAGTATGCAGGTTGGCCGCCCATGCCGGGGCAAAAACGCTTCAGTTAAACGTAAACCGTCACAATAAAGCCCGGGGCTTTTATGAAAGCTTAGGCTTTAAGATCGTTGAGGAGGTCGACATCAATATTGGTAAGGGCTTCTTCATGAACGACTTTATTATGGAAAAGGAGCTTACTCAATAA
- a CDS encoding M20/M25/M40 family metallo-hydrolase has translation MKRILTALLLLISAPYIYAQDINQIISRTYVDKLIKTLSSDDMQGRATFSAGADKAASFIEAEFKQIGLKPLPGETSFRQSFERKGKPLFNVAGMIPGKSKAKEIVVFSAHYDHIGIVKGNAQDSIANGADDDASGTTAVIALAKYYKDLNNNERTLIFVTFTAEEIGGFGSKHFSGKLNPDHVVAMFNIEMIGKDSKFGKNAAFITGFDKSDFGKILQKNLKGTEFTFHPDPYPKQNLFYRSDNATLAALGVPAHTISTDQIDTDQFYHTVKDEYETLDVENILSTIKAIARSAVSIIKGQDTPTRIPRLIE, from the coding sequence ATGAAACGAATTTTAACCGCTTTATTATTGCTTATCAGTGCGCCCTATATCTATGCGCAGGACATTAACCAGATCATCAGCAGAACGTATGTGGACAAACTGATCAAAACGCTGAGCAGTGACGATATGCAGGGCAGGGCAACTTTCAGTGCGGGTGCCGACAAAGCGGCAAGTTTCATAGAAGCTGAATTTAAACAGATCGGCCTGAAGCCACTCCCAGGAGAAACTTCGTTCCGTCAGAGCTTTGAGCGGAAGGGCAAACCGCTTTTTAACGTGGCGGGTATGATCCCGGGAAAATCTAAAGCAAAGGAGATCGTGGTCTTTTCGGCACATTATGACCATATCGGCATTGTTAAAGGAAACGCGCAGGACAGCATTGCTAACGGGGCAGATGACGATGCCTCGGGCACGACTGCCGTTATCGCGCTGGCTAAGTATTATAAAGACCTGAACAATAACGAACGGACCCTGATCTTCGTGACTTTTACCGCTGAGGAGATCGGCGGCTTTGGCTCGAAGCATTTTTCAGGAAAACTAAATCCGGATCATGTGGTGGCGATGTTCAATATCGAGATGATTGGCAAGGACAGTAAATTCGGAAAGAACGCCGCATTCATTACCGGCTTTGATAAGTCGGATTTCGGAAAGATCCTGCAGAAGAACCTGAAGGGAACTGAATTTACCTTTCACCCGGATCCTTACCCTAAGCAAAATCTGTTTTACCGCAGCGACAACGCCACGCTGGCTGCGCTGGGCGTACCTGCACACACCATCAGTACCGACCAGATCGATACCGACCAGTTTTATCATACCGTAAAGGATGAGTACGAAACGCTTGATGTGGAGAATATCCTGTCGACGATAAAAGCCATTGCCCGGAGCGCCGTAAGCATCATTAAAGGGCAGGATACGCCGACAAGGATACCGCGGCTTATTGAGTAA
- a CDS encoding DUF4407 domain-containing protein: MNAIQRFFWFCSGAHIPTLEKYPTEHTKYTGIGATIFFTGLFAALSGGYALHFIFKGEAGAIGYALLFGLLWGLAIFNMDRYIVSSIDKSASASRQILQATPRILLAIMIGIVISRPLELKIFDKEIRERLKMSYLNNQRSRIDTLNVAFNNKYKIEMAKLADIRAQRDSLQAAIKSDRQKLNYEIFGNKTTETSGIMGYGPYAKRKEAELQQRQSDLDTLGAAALRLENFISDRKAFDGMMSERLYTGRQLDSLVGVAGFADRNWALGQLKFTPAGKPDTDTALAVTFIGLLFIFFECLPVFVKLMSSNGPYDKAVNNIEISQVHESDREKDYEVSVVDGVHDTRVDAEVGRRKRTFLYNSDQ, from the coding sequence ATGAACGCCATACAGCGGTTTTTCTGGTTCTGTTCAGGGGCCCATATCCCGACACTGGAAAAATACCCTACCGAACACACGAAATACACCGGCATAGGTGCGACGATTTTCTTTACCGGCCTGTTTGCTGCATTATCGGGCGGCTATGCCCTTCACTTTATTTTTAAAGGCGAGGCCGGGGCCATAGGGTATGCGCTGTTGTTTGGCTTGTTGTGGGGATTGGCAATCTTCAATATGGACCGCTACATCGTATCGAGCATTGATAAAAGCGCCTCTGCCTCGCGACAAATTCTACAAGCTACACCGCGTATCCTGCTTGCGATTATGATCGGCATTGTAATCTCCCGCCCGCTTGAACTTAAAATCTTCGACAAGGAAATCAGGGAACGCCTGAAAATGAGTTATCTGAACAATCAGCGCTCGCGGATTGACACATTAAATGTGGCGTTCAATAATAAATACAAAATTGAAATGGCTAAGCTTGCCGACATCCGGGCACAGCGTGACTCGCTGCAGGCAGCCATTAAGAGCGACCGGCAAAAACTCAACTATGAGATTTTTGGCAATAAAACTACCGAGACTTCGGGCATTATGGGTTATGGCCCGTATGCCAAACGAAAGGAGGCGGAACTTCAGCAAAGGCAGAGCGATCTCGATACGCTGGGTGCGGCAGCCTTGAGACTCGAGAATTTCATTTCCGACCGGAAAGCTTTCGACGGAATGATGAGTGAACGGCTGTATACCGGCAGACAGCTGGATAGTCTGGTAGGTGTGGCCGGGTTTGCCGACCGCAACTGGGCTTTGGGTCAGCTTAAATTTACGCCTGCCGGCAAGCCCGACACCGATACGGCACTGGCGGTAACATTTATAGGTCTGTTGTTTATTTTCTTTGAATGCTTGCCGGTTTTTGTTAAATTGATGAGCAGTAACGGCCCGTACGACAAAGCCGTTAACAACATAGAGATCAGCCAGGTACATGAATCCGACCGGGAAAAAGACTATGAGGTTAGCGTGGTAGACGGCGTACATGACACGCGCGTAGATGCTGAAGTGGGCCGCCGAAAGAGAACATTTTTATATAACTCCGATCAATGA
- a CDS encoding rhodanese-like domain-containing protein, protein MKEITVEELKQKIDNNEDFQLIDVREPFEYEVSNLNGENIPLGGILIEADKVATDKPVIIQCRSGKRSAAAVMQLEQQLGLTNLYNLKGGILAWQEAFDPEMPVY, encoded by the coding sequence ATTAAGGAAATAACGGTCGAAGAACTAAAGCAGAAGATCGATAATAACGAAGATTTTCAATTGATTGATGTCAGGGAACCCTTCGAATATGAAGTGTCTAACCTCAACGGCGAGAATATCCCCCTGGGCGGTATTTTGATTGAGGCCGATAAGGTAGCCACGGACAAGCCTGTCATCATTCAGTGCCGCAGCGGTAAACGCAGCGCAGCCGCAGTAATGCAGCTTGAGCAGCAACTGGGACTTACCAATCTGTATAATCTTAAAGGAGGCATTCTAGCCTGGCAGGAAGCATTTGACCCTGAAATGCCTGTTTACTAG
- a CDS encoding DUF6358 family protein produces MVKKIALNVFYTLAIIICIIGIVWCVSNNQYPYIAAFIGFAVFFGYLKLKLFKEMRNLLKK; encoded by the coding sequence ATGGTCAAAAAGATTGCATTAAACGTTTTTTACACCCTGGCGATTATTATATGCATCATAGGCATCGTATGGTGCGTTAGTAATAATCAGTACCCTTATATCGCCGCTTTTATTGGTTTTGCCGTGTTCTTTGGATATCTGAAACTTAAACTGTTCAAGGAGATGCGCAACTTGTTAAAGAAGTAG